The Lepeophtheirus salmonis chromosome 1, UVic_Lsal_1.4, whole genome shotgun sequence genome has a segment encoding these proteins:
- the LOC121126414 gene encoding uncharacterized protein, which yields MSVRRVTSIASLYRSVIVDTVNAVREPFLGNSVDENVLQEVEPLWFNKLDASTTIEPPAPPPPPSKSVTEALLESKVAASCNSSTSTPPPSMPHTSSGTIGQQLVITDPNRLVPVQIIIPAQPRNPHSVPRSILAHLPAHALQQNGSTCAMLQRILTPAITKALTLPETHSAVFFKIRSTLHLN from the coding sequence ATGAGTGTGAGAAGAGTCACCTCAATAGCAAGTTTATACCGTTCTGTGATTGTTGATACGGTCAATGCAGTACGGGAACCTTTCCTGGGCAACAGTGTTGACGAAAACGTTCTCCAAGAGGTCGAACCCCTGTGGTTCAACAAATTAGATGCTTCTACCACCATAGAGCCTCCAGCGCCACCCCCACCTCCCTCCAAGTCGGTCACAGAAGCACTCTTGGAATCTAAAGTTGCTGCTAGTTGTAACTCCAGTACTTCCACTCCACCTCCAAGCATGCCTCACACATCTTCAGGAACGATAGGACAACAATTGGTCATTACAGATCCCAATCGCCTCGTTCCCGTCCAAATAATTATTCCTGCTCAACCCAGGAATCCCCATTCTGTTCCACGCTCCATTCTTGCTCATTTACCTGCTCATGCACTTCAACAAAATGGTTCAACATGTGCCATGCTTCAACGAATTCTTACACCAGCCATTACTAAAGCCTTAACTCTTCCTGAAACACATTCTgcagtatttttcaaaatcagaTCAACACTACATCTAAACTAA